The Vitis vinifera cultivar Pinot Noir 40024 chromosome 7, ASM3070453v1 genomic interval GACAAGGAAGTAAGACATTTCATTTAGCACCACATGTAGAATGCTATTGTTAGTTGCGCTCCATTCCTGTTGCCTAACAAAAAGTAataagaagcaaaagaaaagaagtgcAATGTTTAATAGCATTGTATAACTAATGCTAAATCGAATGTCTTACTTCCTTattcataacaaataaaaaagtttgtttatATCTAATGTATGGTTGACGTGCCAAGAATCAAGTAAAAGCTTAAAAATACCACCTCTGATGTCCTCCCTCCCACCACTCCTCCCCCAATTAAGTATCAATTAACAACCAATGAACTTCAATGCCAAAATTTTACAAGTCAATGAACGAGAAGATAAATTCTTTGAGCCTTCCTTTGCACCCATTTGTTTATCTTAACATTTTAAGAACAGAAAAGCTTTGAATCCCAGCTATTAGGCTATGTCCATCTTTGTCAACCTTTTAGCTCTATCTAGATCAATGTCTTGCCTTAACAAGTTAAGCAAATGAAAAAGATTATAGTGAATGTACAAATATTTCTTGTATCTTTTTTGTCCTTCAAGAAAGGGGAAAAGGACAAGCTTGATTAGGATTGGGGTGTGCAACACGCTGAGAATCTGCAGCCAAATGGGATCTTTGGGACTCAGTTAAAGATCATAAGATCATCATCCACATTCAAAAGGAAGAGATAAATTCTTTGCCAATTTCTTCGCAACTGTTATAAAAAAGCCCACCTAGCGTATCTAAAACCAACAATATaaccttaaattccaattaTTTGGGCTCAGTTACATTGGAACAACAGGATTTGTTTTTTCCAAGATATGGGAAAAGGGATCAGCTTGATTATGAAGAGGGAATGAAACTTCCAGAGCATCTGTAGCCAAAAAGTGCTTGATTCACTTGTAGGCTCAATTAAGATAATGGACTAGTAGTCTGCTCAGTTCAAGATTAGCTGGATAATCTGCACATTCTTTTTGTTCTCCGAGGATGAGTAATGCTATTTTGGGTAATTGTGCTTGTAATCAGCCATGGGAGCTCGAAGCTCCAAGTGGGAGGACAGTGGATGGAGATAGCCCCCTCTGAGTCAGACTCAACACTTCTACGGGAGATGTTAAGATCTCAACAAATTTGAAGACTACTCCTCATGGCCCACAGTTAGCACATACAATAATAAAACTGCATACAAACCATGCACGACCTCTTATTCATGTCAATCTAATGGTCAGATAACTCCCAAGGATCTCAGCTGATGAAGGAAAGACTTTGATTTTCCAGAAGGAAGCAAAGAACAATGTATACCTAATTCCTAGTTTCATCTGGATTATCCAACAAGGAGCCTGTCCTAATGGAGAATAGTAACTCAGTTAATGGGTTGATTCCTGACTGTCTGGGTTTCTTGTCAATTCAAGAATGCTAAATACTATTCATGTTCTCTGTTATAAGAAATTCTACGGTAAAGCTCCATCATGAATCATAAACCAATAACCATAACACTAGTTTGAGATAAGTTGGTAAGTGACTGCATCATATGTTTTCCAAAAACTGTGTACCCCACTTTTAGAGCTGAAGCTAATCCCTCCAAAGATCTTCGTAACACTTAGAACATGTCATACAAATATAACTCATGCAGCTATTGTTAATCATCATTCTGATGTTCCCATAAAATATAcccaattataaaataaaaagaaaagacaatgaGTTAATTGACTGATTGTAAAATTCACCCAAGGCTATGTCTACTTAATGACAGTCAACAAACTTCACTAACaatgaaaatttacaaaaatatgaaattctCCTAAACCTGCAAAAATGAAATGTATAGTCAAAACACCAACAAGTTACTCCAAAGTGGCCAAGAGTCCAAAATCAAGGAAATTATTAAAAGACCTTGGGATATAATGAATTCAAAGCCAAAGTTGAACTGgacaataataatgatttttattctCATGTGGCAACCTAAGAAGAAGCTTTCACTTAAaagcttcaacaattgggaaCATTAGacttaaaagggaaaaaaaagaagagaaaagaaagattgaGGCAAATCCCAATGGGAGGAATCCTGTGACTAACATATATAATTAAGGGGACCCAAGTCCTTAGAGCCCAACCATTGCTTATTCAACGTGCACAAATATGTcgagttctttatttttcaaacattttcttttattttctagtaaattgaattcaaatgaAGAACATAAAGTTTGGCAATAAGCAAATTACCTCAACCATGAGCACACCAGGCATAATTGGCCTCTCAGGGAAGTGCCCAGGAAAGAAGTTATTGTTATAGTCACATTCTTAATTGCTATTGCTGAGATCCCTGGGTTGTACTCAATCACTCTATCCACTAAAAGAAACGGAAACCTGAGatacaaccaaaaacaaaattgcCAATACGACTGCAAAGtaatgagagaaaaagaaaagaaaagaaaagaaaaaaggaagactGCAACTTCAAGCTGAGTTTGATTGTCGAGAAAATGTAAGGTTTAAGCTGAATTTGATTGTCGAGAAAAtgtaagaataaataaaataggacATTAGACTGAAATTTTCCATCTTAGCCTAGAATCAACTATTCGGCTTAGTTAAGCTGGGTTTAGCATTTTCATAAACCAATATAACACACAAAAAttcaagattttatttttctttccttctgcTTTCCTCCCTTTTCACATCAACCAAACAGAGAACAGCAAAAAATAACCAAAGGGAAACTCAAATGCATGAAACCACGAATACAGAAACTCACCTGTGCGGTAAAATTTCCCGTATTTGATTAATATCCATCACCGTAGGAAATGCTGAATATGCTACAGAACAACCataacaaaaaacagaaaaaatttGAACACAAAACCTAACagaatagaaaaacaaaagaatcaaTGCAGAAATGCCGGAAGAAGAGCATACTCTTTTCGACGGGAACGTCTCCTTTACCAGCGTCGAGAGAAGCGCAAGCGATGAAGGTGGATCGAGGATTGGATTGAAGAGAAAGAAAGCGAGGGGCAGAGAGAGAAACGGTGAATGTAGAGGGTCGGCGAGGAGATAGAGGGGAAGGAGAAGTGagaggagagaagagagagtTGGAAATGGTAGCCATTTTCCGAGAGGGAAAGAGGGAGAGAGTAGAGAGGACGGTCGGAGTGAACGACGCGAAAGGGATAGTTTGTGTGTTGAACACAGCGGAGATTTCAAAGACTGCCCTTTTTTCATTTCATCAGTTTCCACTAACAAGACCTTCAGCTACCTGCTCTCTGAAATTTGAatgggaaaattgtgttttcaatCCGGCTAGTAACGTCCTCCTGCCACTCGAAGTTAAACGTTAAACTCaaaatgcaatgaaaaaaatgatattatctttaaaaaaattcttaaaatatcattaactattaaatgaaaaaactaattGGTCACCTACCTTTGTCTCTTTTCTGACTCTTTTACAATTTTCTCGTCTATTTATTAGGATTAAGTTGAATTTCCTAATCATTTTTTTCCgtcaaattaaatatgaaaaataaatgattaaaaattattattattaaatgtatttttgaagtaaataacttttaaatacctcatcaaatattactctttttttcaaacttacataatatataataaatattttttaaataccttgaaaatttacataatatataataaatattaatctttatttcaaatttatattatttctcgTATAtgttaaacaatttttaaacacctcataaaatattagtatttttttttattctaactCTTAAATCAGacatcatcaaatattattttttttttcaaacttataggatatataataaatactttttaaataccctagcaaatttttttttcttacttacaaaataataaatatgttttacattatttcttatatacattaaataatttttaaataccttataaaatattttttttctaacttgcaaattaaaCACAGAgtgtttattatttctcatattatttcgaaaataatgtaaacacaTATTTCTAAGATTAAATTGCCaaactttcaataattttgaaagtgtaaacagggtaattgaaaaaattaaattcttcaatatattcaaaatttctcaaatccaaaattacataattgctccccacactaatcctaaatatttttaaataaatatttaaatatttaaaactattaaaataaatattttcttatcaaatcaatttttttttaaagtaataagataaaaatcatgaaatcttcaaaactataattataacaaatatttttaatttaaaactaatttcataatttaaattactattttaaaaaataaaaatgttacaaaaataatttttgtttattttaattccatttaaatatgattttttaatctctatttaTAACAATagaattatgtttataaaggcaaaatagtatatatatatatatatatatttcatttagtttacttaaacaattcaaatatgattgattttaattttatttcttatatgtTAATTTCTGTAGGAAAAGTATTAGTGATATAGtttggtaaataaataaaatatcaacaatAATCTTAATGTCAAGttcaagttatttaaaaatcgtACAAAACTTATTAGGAGTTTTGTATACCCTTATACATTTGacacatttttcttttacaattaaTGTAATACTTTTGTATAATAGTGCAAATTTCATATCCCTCTTAAGTTTTATGTTCATGTAGGtgtattaaacatgtttttaataatttggttgataaaatggtggatgacttaaggtcaattttttttccccaaatatca includes:
- the LOC104878354 gene encoding uncharacterized protein LOC104878354; protein product: MATISNSLFSPLTSPSPLSPRRPSTFTVSLSAPRFLSLQSNPRSTFIACASLDAGKGDVPVEKTYSAFPTVMDINQIREILPHRFPFLLVDRVIEYNPGISAIAIKNVTITITSFLGTSLRGQLCLVCSWLSLDLDTLHVPLVIADESGWWVQAMAQVGGLVMLQPEVGGSRENFFFAGIDKVRFQKPVIAGDTLVMRMTLVKHQKRFGIAKMEGKAYVGGEMRWYVRASS